DNA from Helcococcus ovis:
GGGAGTTTATGGAAAATAATAAAAATGTAATACTTTCTGTAAAAGATCTTGAAGTAAAGTTTGCGGTTCGTGACAGAGAGTTAACAGCTATAAGAAAAATTTCTTTAGATTTTGAAGAGGGAAAAGTAGTAGCTTTAGTAGGCGAATCAGGATCTGGAAAATCTGTTTTTACTAAGACATTTACAGGAATGTTGGATGAAAATGGGAAAATATCAAATGGTGAAATTTGGTTTGAAGGACAAGATTTATCAAAATTTAAGACAGATAAGGAATGGTTAAATATTCGAGGGAAAAAAATAGCTACTGTATTTCAAGATCCGATGACATCATTGAATCCTGTGCGTACAATAGGATATCAAATTTCAGAGGTGATTATAAAGCATCAAAAGAAATCAAAGTCCGAGGCAAAGAAAATTGCAATCGAATTGATGGAAAAAGTTGGAATTCCTGAAGCTGAAAAACGATTTAATGAATATCCTTTTATGTATTCAGGGGGGATGAGACAAAGAATTGTTATTGCGATTGCATTGGCATGCAGACCCAAGATTTTAGTATGTGATGAACCAACTACTGCGTTGGACGTTACAATTCAAGCACAAATTATTAAATTGATTAGAGATTTATCAATAGAATATGGATTTACTACTATCTATATTACTCATGATTTAGGTGTTGTTGCTAAAGTGGCAGATACAGTTGCTGTTATGTATGCCGGACAAGTTATAGAATACGGAACAGCTGAAGAAGTATTTTATGATCCTAGACATCCTTATACATGGGGGTTATTATCTTCAC
Protein-coding regions in this window:
- a CDS encoding ABC transporter ATP-binding protein, whose product is MENNKNVILSVKDLEVKFAVRDRELTAIRKISLDFEEGKVVALVGESGSGKSVFTKTFTGMLDENGKISNGEIWFEGQDLSKFKTDKEWLNIRGKKIATVFQDPMTSLNPVRTIGYQISEVIIKHQKKSKSEAKKIAIELMEKVGIPEAEKRFNEYPFMYSGGMRQRIVIAIALACRPKILVCDEPTTALDVTIQAQIIKLIRDLSIEYGFTTIYITHDLGVVAKVADTVAVMYAGQVIEYGTAEEVFYDPRHPYTWGLLSSLPQLEEDGKELFAIKGTPPSLFNEIKGDAFAPRSEYAMKIDFELEPPMFRISDTHYAKTWLLHEKAPKVERPSALNNLHEKMLKATSKGGTYGTK